In one window of Tellurirhabdus rosea DNA:
- a CDS encoding HAD family hydrolase, with product MSSVLTPNIKNIIFDLGDVIIPINVSLTALAFSRLSGLTLEQVQILFREHQVFQQFETGLVDDKGFRDHIRQILANKEWADEVIDEAWNTLLLDLPIERIKRIQELKGRYRLFLLSNTSPIHIREVNQKLHQVAGVPTLNELFEKVYYSYEIRMMKPSPDIYQYVLDDAGLVAGETVFLDDNADNIRGAAELGIVAVQVQPPLTILDYLRDEPTNEDATIAG from the coding sequence ATGAGCAGCGTCCTGACCCCCAACATCAAAAACATCATCTTCGACCTCGGAGATGTCATTATTCCCATCAACGTCAGCCTGACGGCACTGGCGTTTTCGCGCTTGTCGGGCCTGACCCTGGAGCAGGTGCAGATTCTGTTCCGGGAACACCAGGTGTTTCAGCAGTTCGAAACGGGACTGGTGGACGACAAGGGGTTCCGCGACCACATCCGGCAGATTCTGGCCAATAAGGAATGGGCCGATGAGGTGATCGACGAAGCCTGGAATACACTCCTGCTCGACCTGCCCATCGAGCGGATCAAACGCATTCAGGAGCTGAAAGGCCGCTACCGGCTCTTCCTGCTGAGCAACACCAGTCCCATTCATATTCGGGAAGTCAACCAGAAACTGCACCAGGTGGCAGGCGTCCCGACGCTCAACGAACTCTTCGAGAAGGTGTATTATTCCTACGAAATCCGGATGATGAAGCCTTCGCCCGATATTTATCAGTATGTGCTCGACGATGCGGGGCTGGTGGCCGGGGAGACCGTTTTCCTCGACGACAATGCCGATAACATCCGCGGGGCTGCTGAGTTAGGTATTGTGGCGGTGCAGGTCCAGCCGCCCCTGACGATTCTTGATTATCTGCGCGATGAACCCACGAACGAAGACGCTACTATTGCAGGTTAG
- a CDS encoding LVIVD repeat-containing protein encodes MKKLFLLSALAALLGSCSSEIGSKDAVSPGTGIGGSMARFTVAGNTLYRVGTNNLQAYDISSAADPKPGQNIPLNFGVETIFPYRNNLFIGTQTGMYIFDISQPNAPRQLSFYSHFVSCDPVVAQGNYAYVTLRSGTTCRNNNLNSLDVVDIRNLSAPRLVKSYPMRNPHGLGVDGNLLFVCEGDFGLKVLDITDPENVREIRFLEDIQSYDVIPARNILIVTGKGGISQYSYTEAGSLKLLSSLAVEK; translated from the coding sequence ATGAAAAAGCTTTTCCTCCTTTCGGCCCTGGCGGCCCTGCTGGGCAGTTGTTCGTCCGAAATCGGCAGCAAGGACGCCGTTTCACCGGGCACGGGCATTGGCGGTTCGATGGCCCGGTTTACCGTCGCCGGCAATACGCTGTACCGCGTCGGGACCAACAACCTGCAGGCTTACGACATCAGCAGCGCCGCGGACCCCAAACCCGGACAGAACATTCCCCTGAACTTTGGCGTGGAGACGATTTTTCCGTACCGGAACAATCTCTTCATCGGCACCCAGACGGGCATGTACATCTTCGACATCAGCCAGCCCAACGCGCCCCGGCAGCTCTCGTTTTACAGCCACTTTGTGAGCTGCGACCCGGTGGTGGCCCAGGGCAACTACGCCTACGTGACCCTGCGCAGCGGCACGACCTGCCGGAACAACAACCTCAATTCGCTGGATGTGGTGGACATCCGGAACCTGTCGGCGCCCCGGCTGGTCAAAAGCTACCCGATGCGCAACCCGCACGGGCTGGGCGTGGACGGCAACCTGCTGTTTGTCTGCGAAGGAGATTTTGGCCTGAAAGTCCTCGACATCACCGACCCGGAGAACGTCCGGGAGATTCGGTTTCTGGAAGATATTCAGTCGTACGACGTTATTCCGGCCCGCAACATCCTGATCGTGACGGGCAAAGGCGGCATTTCCCAATATAGTTATACCGAAGCGGGCAGCCTCAAACTGCTCAGCAGTCTTGCGGTTGAAAAATAA
- a CDS encoding acetyl-CoA carboxylase carboxyltransferase subunit alpha: protein MRTYLDFEKPIADLEARLIDMKKLAETNNVDVSEAVQSLEVSIDKLRHEIFENLTRWQRVQLSRHPDRPYTLDYIEQMCEQFIELHGDRTVRDDPAMVGGFCEIEGQTVMIIGQQKGRNTKQRQHRNFGMPNPEGYRKALRLMKLAEKFNKPIVTLIDTPGAFPGLEAEERGQGEAIARNLKEMFMLRVPVISVIIGEGASGGALGIAIGDRVLMLENTWYSVISPENCSTILWRSWDYKEQAAEAMKVTARDMQKNGLVDGIVEEPMGGAHNDHVEMGQRLKKVILETIAELNELSPEERIDQRIEKFCSMGVVVE from the coding sequence ATGAGAACGTATCTGGATTTTGAAAAGCCCATCGCTGACCTGGAAGCACGACTGATTGATATGAAGAAGCTGGCTGAAACAAATAATGTTGATGTCAGCGAAGCCGTTCAGTCGCTCGAAGTCAGCATCGACAAACTTCGCCACGAAATTTTCGAAAACCTGACCCGCTGGCAGCGGGTGCAGCTTTCCCGTCATCCGGACCGGCCGTACACGCTGGACTACATCGAACAGATGTGTGAGCAGTTTATCGAACTGCACGGCGACCGGACCGTCCGCGACGACCCGGCGATGGTCGGTGGTTTCTGCGAAATCGAAGGGCAGACCGTGATGATTATCGGACAGCAGAAAGGCCGCAACACCAAGCAGCGCCAGCACCGGAACTTCGGGATGCCCAACCCTGAAGGCTACCGCAAGGCCCTGCGTCTGATGAAGCTGGCCGAGAAATTCAACAAGCCCATCGTGACGCTCATCGACACGCCGGGCGCTTTCCCGGGTCTGGAAGCCGAAGAGCGTGGACAGGGTGAAGCCATCGCCCGGAACCTGAAGGAAATGTTCATGCTGCGGGTGCCCGTTATCTCCGTCATCATCGGGGAAGGCGCTTCCGGCGGGGCCCTCGGGATCGCCATCGGCGACCGCGTCCTGATGCTGGAAAATACCTGGTACTCCGTTATTTCGCCCGAAAACTGCTCGACGATCCTGTGGCGCAGCTGGGACTATAAGGAACAGGCGGCGGAGGCCATGAAGGTGACCGCCCGGGATATGCAGAAAAACGGACTGGTAGACGGCATCGTTGAGGAACCCATGGGCGGCGCCCACAACGACCACGTCGAAATGGGCCAGCGGCTTAAAAAAGTCATTCTGGAAACCATCGCCGAACTGAATGAACTCTCCCCGGAAGAGCGGATCGATCAACGGATCGAGAAGTTCTGCTCGATGGGAGTAGTGGTAGAATAA
- the hslU gene encoding ATP-dependent protease ATPase subunit HslU codes for MTQSLKDLTPRQIVAELDQYIIGQHDAKRNVAIALRNRWRRMNSAPEMQHEIVPNNILMIGATGVGKTEIARRLAKIADAPFTKVEASKFTEVGYVGRDVESMVRDLVEQAVNMVKAAKKEQVKSRAARLVEDHILDILIPPVKQPATGFVMEDRNSDRIPDSDAELNERTRDRFREKIRTGEVDHREIEIEVQQAQTPNIGMIGGTVDELSMMNIQDMIGGMLPRRGRKRKVTIAEAKKILLEEEAAKLIDMDEVKDEAIRKAENTGIIFIDEIDKIASGRGNGGSGGPDVSREGVQRDLLPIVEGSAVNTKYGVINTDHILFIAAGAFHVSKPSDLIPELQGRFPIRVELQSLSEDDFYRILSAPKNALTKQYVAMMQAEGVELTFQDEALLEIARIAFGVNSEMENIGARRLQTVMSQLLNDFMFDIPDVIGPNAHVVITREMVQEKLSSLVQNRDLSQFIL; via the coding sequence ATGACCCAATCACTGAAGGACCTTACGCCACGCCAGATCGTTGCCGAACTGGATCAATACATTATCGGACAGCACGACGCCAAGCGCAACGTCGCCATTGCCCTGCGCAACCGCTGGCGGCGCATGAACAGCGCCCCGGAGATGCAGCACGAGATTGTCCCCAACAACATCCTGATGATCGGCGCTACCGGCGTCGGTAAAACCGAAATTGCCCGTCGGCTGGCCAAAATTGCCGACGCCCCGTTTACCAAAGTCGAAGCGTCCAAATTCACGGAAGTCGGCTATGTGGGCCGCGACGTGGAGAGCATGGTGCGCGACCTGGTCGAACAGGCCGTCAACATGGTCAAGGCCGCCAAAAAAGAGCAGGTGAAAAGCCGCGCCGCCCGGCTGGTGGAAGACCACATTCTCGACATTCTGATTCCGCCCGTCAAACAGCCCGCCACCGGATTTGTGATGGAAGACCGGAACAGCGACCGCATTCCCGACTCGGATGCCGAACTGAACGAGCGCACCCGCGACCGCTTCCGCGAAAAAATCCGGACCGGCGAAGTGGATCACCGCGAAATCGAAATTGAAGTGCAGCAGGCCCAGACGCCCAATATCGGGATGATCGGCGGGACCGTGGACGAACTGTCGATGATGAACATTCAGGACATGATCGGCGGCATGCTGCCCCGCCGCGGCCGCAAACGCAAGGTGACCATCGCCGAAGCCAAAAAGATTCTGCTGGAAGAAGAAGCGGCCAAGCTCATCGACATGGACGAGGTGAAGGACGAAGCCATCCGCAAGGCCGAAAATACGGGCATTATCTTCATCGACGAAATCGACAAGATTGCTTCCGGACGCGGCAATGGCGGTTCGGGCGGCCCGGACGTAAGCCGGGAAGGCGTGCAGCGCGACCTACTTCCGATTGTCGAAGGGAGCGCGGTGAACACGAAGTACGGCGTCATCAACACCGACCATATTCTGTTCATCGCGGCGGGGGCCTTCCACGTCTCCAAACCCAGCGACCTCATTCCGGAGCTACAGGGCCGCTTCCCGATCCGGGTGGAACTGCAAAGCCTGTCGGAAGACGATTTTTACCGGATTCTGAGTGCTCCCAAAAACGCCCTGACAAAGCAGTACGTGGCGATGATGCAGGCCGAAGGGGTGGAACTGACGTTTCAGGACGAAGCCCTGCTGGAAATCGCCCGGATTGCGTTCGGGGTCAACTCGGAGATGGAAAACATCGGCGCCCGTCGCCTGCAAACCGTCATGAGTCAGCTGCTCAACGATTTCATGTTCGACATTCCGGACGTGATCGGACCCAACGCGCACGTGGTCATTACCCGCGAAATGGTGCAGGAAAAACTCAGCAGTCTGGTGCAGAACCGGGATTTGAGTCAGTTTATTCTATAA
- a CDS encoding site-2 protease family protein — MNPRTKTLLLQVSLFLLTLITTTLAGTEWMTGRSFLDPTANLGLPEFLNGFQYSLPFLAVLTIHEFGHYFTAKYHQVRVTLPYYIPLWFGLGQSLGTLGAFIRIQDYIASRKKYFDIGIAGPLAGFVAALLVLWYGFTHLPPLDYVYSIHPNYRQFGERYGEFVYGNLPPESLLSFGDNILFWLFRTYVADPALMPHRYEVIHYPFLLAGYFSLFFTSLNLLPIGQLDGGHILYGLIGRRAFRVVAPTLFVSFMFYAGIGFFKPSDFAVANDELFWNEMGKLAFYVFVLYLSCFRLSENRMTGLLIALGVVAGQFLLAYLQPDWEGYPGFLLFIFILGRFLGVHHPDTEYDEPLDTKRKVLGWLALLIFILCFSPQPFVIT, encoded by the coding sequence ATGAACCCACGAACGAAGACGCTACTATTGCAGGTTAGCCTGTTTCTGCTGACGCTCATTACCACCACCCTGGCCGGTACCGAATGGATGACCGGCCGTTCTTTTCTGGACCCCACGGCCAACCTGGGCCTGCCCGAATTCCTGAACGGCTTCCAGTATTCGCTGCCGTTTCTGGCCGTTCTGACCATCCACGAGTTCGGGCATTACTTCACGGCCAAATACCACCAGGTTCGCGTGACGCTGCCGTATTACATTCCGCTCTGGTTCGGCCTCGGCCAAAGCCTCGGGACGCTCGGGGCTTTCATCCGGATTCAGGACTACATTGCCAGCCGGAAAAAATACTTCGACATCGGCATTGCCGGGCCGTTGGCGGGCTTTGTGGCCGCCCTGCTGGTGCTGTGGTACGGGTTTACGCACTTGCCGCCGCTGGATTATGTGTATTCCATTCACCCCAATTACCGGCAGTTTGGCGAGCGCTACGGGGAGTTTGTTTACGGCAACCTGCCCCCCGAAAGCCTGCTGTCGTTTGGCGATAACATCCTGTTCTGGCTCTTCCGGACATACGTGGCCGATCCGGCGCTGATGCCGCACCGTTACGAAGTAATTCACTACCCATTCCTGCTGGCGGGCTACTTCTCGCTGTTTTTTACCTCGCTCAATCTGCTGCCCATCGGCCAGCTCGACGGCGGGCACATTCTGTACGGCCTGATTGGTCGCCGGGCCTTCCGGGTGGTGGCCCCGACGCTGTTCGTTTCGTTCATGTTCTACGCGGGAATCGGGTTTTTCAAGCCTTCGGACTTTGCCGTGGCCAACGACGAACTGTTCTGGAACGAAATGGGAAAACTGGCGTTTTACGTCTTTGTGCTGTACCTGAGCTGTTTCCGGCTGAGCGAAAACCGGATGACGGGCCTGCTCATCGCGCTGGGCGTGGTGGCGGGGCAGTTTCTGCTGGCTTACCTCCAGCCGGATTGGGAGGGCTATCCCGGCTTTCTGCTGTTTATCTTTATTCTGGGCCGTTTTCTGGGCGTACACCACCCGGATACGGAATACGACGAACCGCTGGACACCAAACGGAAAGTGCTGGGCTGGCTGGCGCTCCTTATTTTCATCCTCTGCTTCAGTCCGCAGCCCTTCGTGATTACCTAG
- a CDS encoding LVIVD repeat-containing protein, translating into MPKRYFPSLGLCVLTGLLMGCEPVDSEPETTTTGLRPVYASYTEIRSIQTLDPQPMRNPGKIYLKDNLLLVNEVGRGIHLIDNSNPAQPVKLSFVSIPGNLDLAMKGSVLYADNTLDLVALDLSNPRAVKVVKRIENAFPYQAYPSERGVRFECADPEKGVVVRWEKTSLKNARCHR; encoded by the coding sequence ATGCCAAAACGCTACTTCCCTTCCCTGGGTCTGTGTGTGCTGACGGGGCTGCTGATGGGCTGCGAACCGGTTGACAGTGAACCCGAAACGACTACGACGGGTTTGAGGCCGGTTTATGCTTCCTATACCGAAATCCGCAGCATCCAGACGCTGGACCCGCAGCCCATGCGCAATCCCGGCAAGATTTACCTCAAAGACAACCTGCTGCTGGTCAACGAGGTCGGTCGGGGCATTCACCTCATCGACAATTCGAACCCGGCCCAGCCCGTCAAACTTTCGTTTGTGTCCATTCCCGGCAATCTGGATCTGGCGATGAAAGGGTCGGTGCTGTATGCCGACAATACGCTGGACCTGGTGGCGCTGGATTTGTCGAATCCGCGCGCCGTGAAAGTGGTTAAACGCATCGAAAACGCCTTCCCGTACCAGGCCTACCCGAGCGAACGCGGCGTCCGCTTCGAATGCGCCGATCCCGAAAAAGGGGTGGTCGTGCGCTGGGAGAAAACCAGTCTTAAAAACGCCCGCTGTCACCGCTAA
- a CDS encoding response regulator encodes MTLQPTKPVHILLADDDEDDRFLTREAFQHHFPVSKMQFVEDGEELMEYLRRTGRYENAAHELPELILLDLNMPRKDGREALQEIKMDRQLRHIPIVVLSTSDAQDDIENSYFWGANSFITKPTSYQKLMDVTKAIGSYWFETVKMAAKEDE; translated from the coding sequence ATGACACTACAGCCCACGAAACCCGTTCACATCTTGTTGGCGGATGATGATGAAGATGACCGCTTCCTGACCCGGGAGGCGTTTCAGCATCATTTTCCGGTAAGCAAAATGCAGTTTGTGGAGGATGGGGAAGAACTGATGGAATACCTGCGCCGTACCGGACGTTATGAAAACGCAGCGCACGAACTGCCCGAACTGATCCTGCTCGACCTGAACATGCCGCGTAAAGACGGCCGGGAGGCGTTGCAGGAAATCAAGATGGATCGGCAACTGCGGCACATTCCCATTGTGGTTCTGAGCACTTCCGACGCTCAGGATGATATTGAAAATTCGTATTTCTGGGGTGCCAACAGCTTTATTACCAAGCCCACCTCGTACCAGAAACTGATGGACGTAACCAAAGCCATCGGTAGCTACTGGTTCGAAACGGTGAAAATGGCAGCGAAGGAAGATGAATAG
- a CDS encoding MBL fold metallo-hydrolase RNA specificity domain-containing protein produces the protein MKLTFWGAARQVTGSMFMLETDDDFRILIDCGSDLDRSTEGSELPTNNHTGYFPFEASGINLVLLTHAHIDHSGNLPNLYREGYEGQILCTEPTYALTELLLRDSASLNQRRLNDLARSKKQRVKKRFVEMQKELFLDKQVTETMDNVVPIAFNRKFKVADNVDVTFIQAGHLLGAAHIVVGVYEDGRRKTICFSGDIGRSNYPLLVNPDTVPPVDYLVCESTYGNRLHVDQDAPETVLADVIKRTCIDIPGRLIIPSFSVGRTQALLYTLNRLYSEHNFPAIKVFSDSPLGFESTKVYQKNIRMLNKEAREFFDENETLFDFENFQFLESSKASKEVSNYNEPCIIISSSGMVQGGRVEYHVANNISNPYSTIFIIGYCAEGTLGWRLLNGQPTISIKGKEQPVNARVERTDVFSGHGDRDDLLRFVKQQDPGKLQKVFLVHGEYSSMIAFQETLKEEGYAQVEIPKRGQSYPL, from the coding sequence ATGAAGTTGACATTTTGGGGGGCAGCCCGGCAGGTAACCGGCAGCATGTTTATGCTGGAGACCGACGACGATTTCAGAATCCTGATCGATTGTGGTTCTGACCTGGATCGTTCGACCGAAGGCAGCGAGCTCCCGACCAACAACCATACCGGGTACTTTCCTTTTGAGGCATCCGGTATCAACCTTGTTTTATTGACCCACGCCCATATCGACCATAGTGGTAACCTGCCTAACCTGTACCGGGAAGGCTACGAAGGGCAGATTCTGTGTACCGAACCCACGTACGCGCTGACGGAACTCCTGCTCCGCGACTCCGCTTCCCTCAACCAGCGCCGTCTGAACGACCTGGCCCGCAGCAAAAAACAGCGGGTGAAGAAGCGGTTTGTGGAAATGCAGAAAGAGCTGTTTCTGGACAAACAGGTGACCGAAACGATGGATAACGTGGTTCCGATTGCTTTCAACCGGAAGTTCAAAGTGGCCGACAACGTGGACGTGACGTTCATCCAGGCCGGACACCTGCTCGGGGCGGCGCATATCGTGGTGGGCGTCTACGAAGACGGGCGGCGCAAAACGATCTGCTTCTCGGGCGACATCGGGCGCAGCAACTACCCCCTGCTGGTCAATCCGGATACGGTGCCGCCGGTGGACTATCTGGTCTGCGAATCGACCTACGGCAACCGGCTGCACGTCGATCAGGACGCGCCCGAAACGGTGCTGGCCGACGTCATCAAGCGCACCTGCATCGACATTCCGGGGCGGCTGATCATTCCGTCGTTTTCGGTGGGGCGGACCCAGGCGCTGCTCTACACGCTCAACCGGCTGTATTCGGAACACAACTTTCCGGCTATCAAGGTCTTCTCCGACAGTCCGCTCGGCTTCGAAAGCACGAAGGTGTACCAGAAAAACATCCGGATGCTGAACAAGGAAGCGCGGGAGTTCTTCGATGAAAACGAGACGCTTTTCGACTTCGAAAACTTCCAGTTTCTCGAAAGCTCGAAGGCCAGCAAGGAGGTGTCGAACTACAACGAGCCGTGTATCATCATCTCGTCTTCGGGCATGGTGCAGGGCGGGCGCGTGGAGTACCACGTCGCCAACAACATCAGCAACCCCTACAGCACCATTTTCATCATCGGCTACTGCGCCGAAGGAACGCTGGGGTGGCGGCTGCTGAACGGCCAGCCCACCATTTCCATCAAAGGGAAAGAACAGCCGGTGAATGCCCGCGTGGAACGGACGGACGTGTTCAGCGGCCACGGCGACCGCGACGATCTGCTCCGGTTTGTGAAACAGCAGGACCCCGGAAAGTTGCAGAAGGTGTTTCTGGTTCACGGGGAATACTCCAGCATGATCGCTTTCCAGGAAACGCTGAAAGAAGAAGGCTATGCGCAGGTAGAAATCCCTAAACGCGGACAGAGCTATCCGCTCTGA
- a CDS encoding DUF3575 domain-containing protein, whose protein sequence is MKKLFLLLAVLLGGQMAHAQDTLTLKQFEKESFAVLKWSPLTLLNPDPSLQVGAEFRTSARESVQAEVGYGRFASWGTDNEEYRFKETWRARAEYRWYLRPYRKRQRPGQLGAFPFGTYLAAELFYKQINVLDRGTVGRDCADGGFNCAYFEDTYQPVSRFVKAGYFKIGWQMPFSTRPLSRFLMDFNVGIGFRHVKVRRYGAEADFFGGAWFDRFDYPDTPLVPDLTVGFKVGYLLQRNN, encoded by the coding sequence ATGAAGAAACTTTTCCTGTTACTCGCCGTACTACTGGGCGGCCAAATGGCGCACGCCCAGGACACCCTGACGCTGAAACAATTTGAAAAAGAATCGTTTGCGGTCCTGAAATGGTCGCCGCTGACGCTGCTGAACCCCGACCCCTCGCTGCAGGTGGGCGCCGAATTCCGGACCTCTGCCCGCGAATCGGTGCAGGCGGAGGTCGGCTACGGTCGCTTTGCCTCCTGGGGGACGGACAACGAAGAATACCGCTTCAAGGAAACCTGGCGCGCCCGGGCCGAGTACCGCTGGTACCTGCGTCCCTACCGCAAACGGCAGCGTCCGGGGCAGTTGGGCGCGTTTCCGTTCGGGACGTATCTGGCGGCGGAGCTTTTTTACAAGCAGATCAACGTTCTGGACCGTGGAACGGTCGGCCGGGACTGTGCCGACGGCGGTTTCAACTGCGCGTATTTCGAAGACACGTACCAGCCCGTTTCGCGGTTTGTCAAGGCGGGTTATTTCAAAATTGGCTGGCAGATGCCGTTTTCGACCCGCCCGCTCAGCCGCTTTCTGATGGATTTCAACGTGGGTATCGGCTTCCGGCACGTGAAAGTGCGGCGGTACGGGGCCGAGGCGGACTTCTTCGGAGGCGCGTGGTTCGACCGCTTCGACTACCCCGATACGCCGCTGGTCCCAGACCTGACGGTGGGGTTCAAAGTGGGTTATCTGCTCCAGCGCAACAATTGA
- a CDS encoding 1-acyl-sn-glycerol-3-phosphate acyltransferase has protein sequence MFRLLFKWLYRLAGWKVAGPVPHHLPKSIWVVAPHSSNWDFPVGVGARATFNMNVRYLAKKELFKWYSGWFFRALSGEPVDRSRSNNFVDAVAEKFNSSESLHICIAPEGTRSDVARLKTGFYYMALKAGVPLVPVGFDHPRKCVILGEPIYVTGDYQRDMLAVYEFFSQVQGVHKEWLKRYERTGEIA, from the coding sequence ATGTTTCGCTTACTTTTTAAATGGCTTTACCGGCTGGCAGGCTGGAAAGTGGCCGGGCCGGTGCCCCATCATCTGCCAAAAAGCATCTGGGTGGTGGCTCCGCATAGTAGCAACTGGGACTTTCCGGTGGGCGTGGGGGCGCGGGCGACGTTCAACATGAACGTGCGGTATCTGGCCAAGAAAGAACTGTTCAAATGGTATTCGGGCTGGTTCTTCCGGGCGCTGAGCGGTGAGCCGGTGGACCGGAGCCGCTCCAACAACTTCGTGGATGCGGTTGCTGAAAAGTTTAATTCCAGTGAATCACTGCATATCTGCATTGCGCCCGAAGGCACCCGTAGCGATGTGGCGCGGCTCAAAACCGGCTTTTATTACATGGCGCTGAAGGCCGGCGTTCCCCTGGTTCCGGTCGGGTTCGACCACCCCCGCAAATGCGTCATTCTGGGAGAACCCATCTACGTAACGGGCGATTATCAGCGGGATATGCTGGCCGTCTACGAATTTTTCAGCCAGGTGCAGGGAGTGCATAAAGAATGGCTGAAACGGTACGAACGGACAGGAGAGATTGCCTGA
- the dacB gene encoding D-alanyl-D-alanine carboxypeptidase/D-alanyl-D-alanine endopeptidase, with translation MRFLTYILVGLLVFGAHYSPAQNYTGAPTALPAAPDTAALRRLSIVLEELRNSPLVRHGTVGFSLRRAGDGQPLAELNAVQSLAPASTQKLVTTATALAVLGEGYSYQTFLEYDGAIRDSVLTGNLFIRGTGDPSLGSSRFAGFADQNTLLRNWLDALRQAGIRRIEGSLVGDATAVQALPVPGTWSWDDMGNYYGAGVFGLNFNENLYRVIFQPARTVSQPARILRTEPAAPYLQLRNRVRTGPAGSGDEVIIYNAPYSSQVFLEGTVPAGVASFAVRGSLPDPAYAAAQQLHDHLTKSGIVVTGGPLSIGPGSVLTSEPAAFPGKRTALHVHSSPVLSELTRQTNFQSINLYAEALLQAVGTHLAKRPLETSEAAQEVVRFWQRKGIDLGGFRMRDGSGLSTSGALTTSGLSAILAAMSREKSFGAFYESIPVVGESGTVRSLARRTSAAGNVRAKSGTIEGVRAYAGYATSRSGELLAFSVIVSKYESGTLNAVMPYLERLMVLMTEL, from the coding sequence ATGCGGTTTCTAACGTATATTCTTGTCGGATTGTTGGTATTTGGTGCGCATTATTCCCCCGCCCAGAATTACACCGGAGCGCCGACGGCCCTGCCCGCCGCGCCAGATACGGCGGCGCTCCGGCGTTTATCCATCGTTCTGGAAGAACTGCGCAACAGTCCGCTGGTGCGTCACGGCACCGTCGGATTCAGCCTGCGGCGGGCGGGCGACGGGCAGCCGCTGGCCGAACTGAACGCGGTCCAGAGCCTCGCCCCCGCCTCCACCCAGAAGCTCGTCACCACCGCCACCGCCCTGGCCGTGCTGGGCGAAGGATACTCCTACCAGACCTTTCTGGAATACGACGGCGCTATCCGCGACAGCGTGCTGACGGGCAACCTGTTCATCCGCGGTACGGGCGATCCCTCGCTGGGCAGCAGCCGGTTTGCCGGTTTTGCAGACCAGAATACCCTCCTGCGCAACTGGCTCGACGCCCTGCGGCAGGCGGGCATCCGGCGCATCGAAGGCAGTCTGGTCGGCGACGCCACGGCCGTTCAGGCGCTGCCCGTACCGGGAACCTGGTCGTGGGACGACATGGGGAATTATTACGGAGCGGGCGTGTTTGGCCTTAATTTTAACGAAAACCTCTACCGGGTAATTTTCCAGCCCGCCCGGACGGTCAGCCAGCCCGCCCGTATCCTGCGTACCGAACCCGCCGCGCCCTACCTTCAGCTGCGTAACCGCGTCCGGACGGGTCCGGCGGGGTCGGGCGATGAGGTCATCATTTACAACGCGCCCTACTCCTCGCAGGTGTTTCTGGAAGGCACGGTACCGGCGGGTGTGGCATCGTTCGCCGTGCGCGGCTCCCTGCCCGACCCGGCCTACGCGGCGGCGCAGCAGTTACACGACCACCTGACAAAATCCGGCATTGTGGTCACCGGCGGTCCCCTTTCCATCGGTCCCGGCTCGGTTCTGACCAGCGAACCGGCCGCTTTCCCCGGCAAACGGACGGCCCTGCACGTGCATTCTTCGCCCGTGCTGTCGGAACTAACCCGGCAGACCAATTTTCAAAGCATCAATCTCTATGCGGAAGCGCTGCTTCAGGCGGTGGGCACCCATCTGGCCAAACGGCCGCTGGAGACCAGCGAAGCGGCTCAGGAAGTGGTCCGTTTCTGGCAGCGGAAGGGCATTGATCTGGGTGGTTTCCGCATGCGCGACGGCAGCGGACTGTCTACCAGCGGCGCCCTGACCACCTCGGGCCTGAGCGCCATTCTGGCCGCCATGAGTCGGGAAAAATCGTTTGGCGCCTTCTACGAAAGCATTCCCGTGGTCGGCGAATCGGGAACGGTGCGGTCGCTGGCCCGGCGAACGTCGGCGGCCGGGAATGTGCGGGCCAAGAGCGGCACCATCGAAGGGGTCCGGGCGTATGCCGGGTACGCCACCTCCCGCAGCGGAGAACTGCTGGCCTTTTCGGTCATCGTGAGCAAATACGAATCCGGCACCCTAAACGCCGTCATGCCCTACCTGGAACGGCTGATGGTGCTGATGACGGAGCTGTGA